In Musa acuminata AAA Group cultivar baxijiao chromosome BXJ3-9, Cavendish_Baxijiao_AAA, whole genome shotgun sequence, a single genomic region encodes these proteins:
- the LOC103999190 gene encoding AAA-ATPase At4g30250-like has product MELLSQMWSLLGLLTILQNILPSQLLSLLHSMWQSLQDSITPYSYFDVPEFLGSSAVEPNDLYRHVHLYLHQSLLSSAAASVSAPPRLTLSLPRGSAAAPSLSLSPNQSLEDSFAGHRLLWTHQADTLQDSLEERRSFSLRLPKRAAAALLGSYLSHLSDKADHLERSSRPRRLYTNSPRGGPPSWSSVPFRHPATFATLALDPPVKTSLLTDLDAFAAGREFYRRTGRAWKRGYLLHGPPGTGKSSLIAAIANHLRYDVYDLELTRVSHNSDLRSLLIQTSNRSVIVIEDIDCSLDLTGDRRGTAKSSAAALSASRKRAARKRPQPSISNESSDTEDESCGNSNDGRVTLSGLLNFIDGLWSCCGEERVIVFTTNYAEAVDPALLRPGRMDVHVRLGACGAHAMRELVERYVGATEHDMLRVAESCIRAGAEMTPAEVGEVLLRHREEPEEAVRKMVAELQARVGSSGDSGGGGGGEEEEEGSAAWSWEESPEKARGRKRRAGWERRVRFLRRLRSLTKSDSESRGV; this is encoded by the coding sequence ATGGAGCTGCTATCGCAGATGTGGTCACTCTTGGGCTTACTGACcatcctccaaaacattctcccttctcagcttctttcccttctccattCCATGTGGCAGTCCCTCCAAGACTCCATCACCCCCTACTCCTACTTCGACGTTCCCGAGTTCCTCGGCTCCTCCGCCGTCGAGCCCAACGACCTCTACCGCCATGTCCACCTCTACCTCCACCAGTCCCTCCTCAGCTCTGCTGCCGCCTCAGTGTCGGCTCCTCCTCGCCTCACCCTCTCTCTCCCTCGCGGTTCCGCCGCCGCTCCCTcgctctccctctcccctaaCCAGTCTCTTGAGGATTCCTTCGCCGGCCACAGGCTCCTCTGGACCCACCAAGCCGACACCCTCCAGGACTCCCTCGAGGAGCGCCGCTCCTTCTCCCTCCGCTTGCCAAAGCGCGCGGCTGCTGCTCTTCTCGGCTCTTACCTTTCCCACCTATCTGACAAGGCCGACCACCTCGAGCGCTCctcccgcccccgtcgcctctacACCAATTCTCCCCGCGGCGGGCCACCGTCGTGGTCCTCTGTTCCCTTCCGTCACCCGGCTACGTTTGCAACGCTCGCTCTCGATCCCCCAGTCAAGACCAGCCTCCTCACCGATCTCGATGCATTCGCGGCGGGCCGCGAGTTCTACCGCCGCACTGGTCGTGCATGGAAGCGCGGGTACCTTCTGCATGGCCCACCGGGCACCGGCAAGTCCTCGCTCATTGCTGCGATAGCCAACCATCTCCGCTACGACGTCTACGACTTGGAGCTGACCCGAGTCTCCCACAACTCAGACCTCCGCTCCTTACTCATCCAAACAAGCAATCGCTCTGTAATCGTCATTGAGGACATCGATTGCTCTCTCGACCTCACTGGCGACCGCCGTGGTACCGCGAAATCCTCTGCAGCAGCTCTTTCTGCCAGCAGGAAAAGAGCAGCAAGAAAGCGACCCCAACCTTCGATCAGCAACGAGAGTTCTGACACCGAAGATGAGAGCTGCGGCAATAGCAATGATGGGAGGGTGACATTGTCAGGGCTGCTGAATTTTATCGACGGCCTGTGGTCATGCTGCGGAGAGGAGAGGGTAATAGTGTTCACGACGAACTATGCGGAAGCAGTCGATCCAGCGCTGCTGCGGCCGGGGAGGATGGACGTGCATGTGAGGCTGGGGGCATGTGGAGCGCATGCAATGAGGGAGCTAGTCGAGCGGTACGTCGGTGCGACGGAGCATGACATGTTAAGAGTGGCGGAGAGTTGTATTCGGGCAGGGGCGGAGATGACACCGGCGGAGGTAGGGGAGGTGCTGTTACGGCACAGGGAGGAGCCAGAGGAGGCAGTGAGGAAAATGGTGGCGGAGCTGCAGGCGAGAGTGGGAAGCAGTGGTGACagcggtggtggaggaggaggagaggaagaggaggaggggtcGGCGGCATGGAGCTGGGAGGAATCGCCGGAGAAGGCAAGAGGCAGGAAGAGGAGAGCCGGGTGGGAGAGGAGGGTGAGGTTTCTTAGAAGGCTGAGGAGTTTGACCAAGTCAGATTCAGAAAGCAGGGGAGTATAG